Proteins from a single region of Rhinolophus sinicus isolate RSC01 linkage group LG13, ASM3656204v1, whole genome shotgun sequence:
- the ADISSP gene encoding adipose-secreted signaling protein has product MAAANKGNKPRVRSIRFAAGHDAEGSQSHVHFDEKLHDSVVMVTQESDSSFLVKVGFLKILHRYEITFTLPSVHRLSKDVKEAPVPSLHLKLLSVMPVPEGYSIKCEYTAHKEGVLKEEMLLACEGGAGTCVRVLVQARVMDRHHGTPMLLDGVKCVGAELEYDSEHSDWHGFD; this is encoded by the exons ATGGCTGCAGCCAACAAGG GCAACAAGCCCAGAGTCCGGAGTATCCGCTTTGCGGCAGGCCATGATGCAGAAGGCTCCCAGAGCCATGTCCACTTTGATGAGAAGCTCCATGACTCAGTCGTCATGGTCACCCAGGAGAGTGACAGCAGCTTTCTGGTCAAG GTTGGCTTTCTGAAGATCCTGCACAGGTATGAGATTACCTTCACTCTGCCCTCGGTGCACAGGCTGAGCAAGGACGTCAAAGAGGCACCTGTTCCCAGCCTGCACCTCAAGCTCCTCAGTGTCATGCCTGTCCCAGAAG GTTACAGCATCAAGTGTGAGTACACAGCACACAAGGAAGGCGTCCTCAAGGAGGAAATGCTGCTCGCGTGTGAAGGTGGTGCCGGCACCTGTGTGCGTGTGCTGGTGCAGGCACGAGTCATGG ACCGGCACCATGGCACACCCATGCTGCTGGACGGTGTCAAGTGCGTGGGTGCTGAGCTAGAATACGACTCGGAGCACAGTGACTGGCATGGCTTCGACTGA